The Biomphalaria glabrata chromosome 6, xgBioGlab47.1, whole genome shotgun sequence genomic interval TAGCATCATCAAGGAGTACAGCGCCAATTACTCAATATTTTACTTCCGCTAagcaaaaacataaaaacaatcaGGATGATATAAAAACTACAATTTTGTTCAAACGAGACAATTTCGAGGATTCCCCTAACACACCTTcaacaaataaattgttttctttttcacaaCCTACACATGATTCAAACACACAATTACCTTCCATAGACAACAAGGGAGATAAAATGGAGAGCACCCCTCCACAAAATACATTTGTGACTAAAGATAACTTTAAACAAAGTGTCACGGAGGCTAGCGACATTTTTCCCACATTCTCTGACAGTGTCAGAGGCAATGGTAAAACCACACAATCAAAGGATGGATTCAGGGCGGAAACGAAGGACTCCACATCTAAGAATACTAAAAGCAAAACATTGAAGCCCACGTTAAATATAGAACATACCGAAATATCTTGGTATGAGCGAAGGTCTTCTACTGGACATAGAATTGTGACTAGTGGAAGTACTGACGTTACACAGGACTCCAAGTCAGAGCGACAGTCTTCTTCTGGACTTAGAGTTGTGACTAGTGGAAGTACCGACGTTACACAAGTCTCCAAGTCAGAGCGACAGAATTCTTCTGGACTTAGAGTTGTGACTAGTGGAAGTACTGACGTTACACAGGACTCCAAGTCAGAGCGACAGTCTTCTTCTGGACTTAGAGTTGTGACTAGTGGAAGTACCGACGTTACACAGGTCTCCAAGTCAGAGCGACAGTCTTCTTCTGGACTTAGAGTTGTGACTAGTGGAAGTACTGACGTTACACAAGTCTCCAAGTCAGAGCGACAGAATTCTTCTGGACTTAGAGTTGTGACTAGTGGAAGTACTGACGTTACACAGGTCTCAAAGTCAGAGCGACAGAATTCTTCTGGACTTGTTGTGATTAGTGGAAGTACTGACGTTACACAGGTCTCCAAATCATTGAGGAACTTTTCTAACGAAAGAGATGTAAGCACATTGTCCTACAAGATACCGTCGCGGTCAGAACCACATAGAGTAATAACAGCTCATAGTAAAGATATAATGTCTTCAAGTAGCTCAACTCCTGAAGTCAacgaaaataaattaaataagtgGGAAATAAAAACCCAGAAGTCCTTGGAGGGTAGAACGCATTCCAAGTCTAGTGCAACGCTTAACCCTTTGGAAAACGTGGGAAATAAGTTTTCCAGAACCGGCGAAACTTTCACGTCAAGCCAACAAAGCCAAGTGGATACAAACGTAATTAGCAGATTGACAACTGCTACCGTCAGATCCGAAGAAGTAACCACACGGGAAAGATCAACACCCACAAGTGCAACTCTTAAAACCACCTCTACAACAACACCGCTGATAAACACATCTACAAGGCTTGAAACAGAAGACTTCAACAACGGGAAAAATAACAGGGACAAAAGTAGACTTCCAGACAGAAAGGAAACACAGACTACCATCGGCAGCAACAGACATGGCGGAGATACGACCACAGCAACAACTAAGACTTCAGGTGAGCTTAGCCAGCATTCTGCACCACCAAGTTTTTCAACTCCACTTAACACAACTACGtctaaagtaaataacaaactgGCATCTAGTACAGGTCAATACAAACTGGCATCTAGTACAGGTCACTACAAACTGGCTAATAGTACAGGTCAATACAAACTGACTAATAGTACAGGTCAATACAGTCGCTCTACACACACGCGCCTTACCATACCCTTCAGTTGGCCAGGAGACACTTCCGTAAATAAGGCTCTTGAGGATGACGGATCTAGAAGTTTAAATAGGACATTTGGCCAAACGTCCATTTCCACTAGCAAATCTACAACACAAGCTCATACTAATGCGACAATACTTCCTGTAATATCTTCAACTATAACCGCTATGAATTCTTCTTTGTcagataaattaattattacaaCGGTTCGCTCAGTATGGCACGATAAAaatttttatgaattaaaattaaaagagtATTTTAAAGCCCTGGAAAAAGTGTATAAAAATACTTCTGCTGTACCAGAAGAAAAATCCACAAACGTACCGCTCTCTCAAAGCAGTTCTGACAAATTCCAAGTAGCAACTGATGCCTCAACAACAACCGATGATtctaataaagaaataaagacaCAACCATTTCGTAAAGATGAATTGGAGGGGACATGGAATAATAACAATATCAATGATGATAAAAACCTCGAGAGAGATGTATCATCCAGTTTTAAGTATAAAATGTCACCAGGTCCTAACTTTAAATCAAACATGGAGCACTATTCCGGAATAACGTCACCAGAAACTTCTTCAGAATCCAAGTTTTATACATCAGTTGAAAGCATCGCCACTACAAATAGTGTAACGTCACCGGATAATTTAGGTACGCAATTGCTTCAAAGTACTGcgaaatttaatttgaaagttACAGATACATCGGAAATACCTTCAAACATACCAGTAACCAGAGCTATGTTGGTGGATGAAAAGATATTGCCGTCGGTAACTAACAGTGTcgacaaatcaataaaagtcaTACCGAAAAATATTAAAGGGGAATCAGCAACATTAAAAGTAAGCAACACTCCTGCAGATTTAGCTAAATCAACATTCTCATTGCCAAAGGTGTCAGAAACATTTACTCCAATACACACCAGAAAGATATTTGCTATCCCAACAGACAGTCTTAGAAGCAGAGACCCAAAGAAGGCTCCAGAGCTTTCAACTTTATCATTTTTAGAAATGAAAGGAAATAATATGACGACATGGACAAAGCCAATGGCAAGCACTCCAATACGTTTGGTTGCAGAAACATCAACCAGCACTCCCGAAAATTTACTTACACCAACTTCACCTAACTCTCCAGAAAGAAAGACTACAGCAGCAGCATCAAGTACAATACAGTCAACTACACCCTCGAGCAAGTCCAAGCCTATAACTTTAGAAAACTCTGAGGCAACAGCGTCGACATCTCATAGTAAATTTGAGCCTTCTAGTACAGTTTCAAAGATAGTTAAAAAACCAACTTCTTTACACAACAGAGCAGCAACAGTCCCAACAAcctcattaaaaacaaaactgtcgTCTGCTACTTTTTCAAACTGCACTACAACAGCAACGACAACTCCAGAAACAACATGGACTTTTTCAAACGTATTTAACAAATCACTGACATTGACAACATCTTCACCATTAACTCACGAAACATCCAAAACTACATCAGAAATAGCAACAAAAACATCTATTACATCAAAAACACTAGAAACCAAACCATCAATATCAAGTTTAgcaccaacaacaacaagatCCACAACAACGTCAGCCCAAACAACAGAAGTCATTACATCAACCTCAGCAGTACCATCCGAACCATCTACAGCAATATTTACATTATTAACAAAACTATCCCAATTAAACACAACTAAAATACTTAATATAACCCAAGTTATAACAACAGAAACAACAGCAATAAAAACTGAGCTTTCTGTAACAGATCAGATAAAAACAGATTCATCTACAAAATCCGAAGCATTCACAACACAACTTTCTCCAAAAACCGAAGCATTCACAACACAACTTTCTCCAAAAACCGAAGCATTCACAACACAACTTTCTCCAAAaaccgaaacatttaaaacagagAAATCTACTCAAAGCCAGGCTATTACACAAACATCTACTAACCAGGTATCACTAAAAATTGATTCAGTGACCACAGAGTCATTCAAAACATCAAATACACCATTTACTAATATGCAGGCAATAACCAATGAACCATTTACAACAATATCTGAAAAAACAACTGCACCTAGCACGGCCAACTTGCCGAGaataaaatctatatattttCAAACACTTCTAGAAACTACAGAAAAATCCTCCTTTCTGCCATACACAACAAATACCATCTTCATCACAACACCACAACCAACATCACTGCCCGATTCAACAGAGTCTACCAGCACCTCAACATCAACATCTCAGCCCGATTCAACAGAATCTATTATCACCCATCATGATACAACAGAGTCTATTATCACACAGCCCGATACAACAGAATCTATTATCACACGGCCAGATACAACAGGATCTATTATCACATCTCCATTGCCAACACCCCAGCCTGATACCACAGAATCTATTATCACACAGCCAGATACAACAGAATCTATTATCACACAGCCAGATACAACAGAATCTATTATCACATCTCCATTGCCAACACCCCAGCCCGATACAACAGAATCAATTATCACACAGCCTGATACAACAAAATCTATCATCACAACATCATTATCAACACCTCAGGAAGTCCTTCACATAGGTAGTCCATGTTCTCCAACAAGAGATCGTTGCTCCATGTTTGTCAACGACACTGTGTGTCTAGAATATAAGTGTACATGTACATGGTACGCTTACCCCGTCTTTAATGTCACATGCAAAAAATGTGAGTATATTATCTTTATGATAATAACTATAAGTATTCATTTAGCTGTTCTTTTTCgcgattaaaaaataaaaactctaactatatatttaaaaaaaactaattaccagtcaaaaattaaatataagtgGGAGCCTAGCCTAGCCTAATAAaataaccagaaaaaaaaaagattaaacacATTTGTTATTCCATATGATATAATAAATGCTATTTCTTCATTAGAGCACAGAACGAAATATATGGATGTgccaggagaaaaaaaattataaggccTACTTATTAGCGTTCAAGTATCCAATTAGGAAATATGTAAAACTTTTTTgtaaggaacgtctgtaattgatAAAAGAAGcccatgtaaataaaataaagttaccctttcagaccttgataaCTTTAGGTCAGATGATaaggacatctgtttctgtagcccacagttaacgagggttaACATAActgttccccaactaatgtcaggtacccattagagctgggcggactcagaggcgcccaaagatcccgaaattaaaaaaaaaatcctagtcttcaccacgaccccccccccccactctcccttgtaagcCTAGCGCTCTACCACTTAGACaccgccccccccaccccgcCCATGTAGACTGGAGAAATTATTATTAACAGCACTATTTGAACAACTTTGATTGATTAATGTGCACTGCGACAACCCCAAGTAAACGTCCGAAGATAAGATTTGTGTCGTAAAGTTATGTTGTCTTTGGTAGGCTCCGTGATAAGCTCATTTGGAtaacaactttaaaataaaaaattagcatGAGTTTGTTTTAAGataaaaatgcttttttgaAATAAGTTGTATTATAATCAAGAAGCTTTCAGTGCAATTGTCAGTGTAATCGTCACTTTAAATGAAACTTTAGCGTTTTTGTATAACGTTATTTTCACAGATTCAACTGAGGACTTCACACAGGTCCGTATTCTCAAAGTCACCAACGACAGCATACTGCTACAGCTGCCGACAATTATGTCCCCAGACCATCGTAATGTTTTAGACACTGAAATAGCCTGGTCATCGCCAAGCTTCTCTACTTCAGTATGGACACGTATGTCCACTTACCATCTGACCAGTCTGGTACCTGGCACAGTCTACACAATCAAAGTGCAGATTGTAATGAAGTCACACCAGGACAACTCTAGGACGTTACAAGTGGACTTTCCCTTGTTGTCGGCCATGACAGGTACATTTAACAATAACCTATATCAgcttttcccaaactttttccataacggaacacttcacacattctgggtgtttagcggaacattttttttttgttttaggaaGGTTAAATCACATGGTGGACAACTAGTTAATCATTTCCAgaagtttgtggaacacctattcaagcTTCGCGGAACTAGGGTtcagcggaacacagtttgggaaacactggtctatatCGAGCTGCATTACTCTTGCACTTTCTTCTAATCCACAGAAACCTTCTGTCCTTGCCGCCACTTTTCCACGTATTCTGTTATCGACTATCAAGAGAACAaacatatttatgtttataaacTAAAGTGACTTGAGCCTGATCGaagtttaaagtaatatcttgtAATCCTGGGGGAAAAAAACGAATATAGGCTAACAATGAAACGAAgagtttaacattaaatatgGAATATTCTGAGCTAGAGGACAGAAACTCCACAGTATTTCCTGATAATtcttatttaagataagataagataatttttattgatccaatcaaatagaaattcagtttgGACAAcgattgacaacctcagcgtaacaactgtaagaataacattttagatgcaaatacgaacaacattcacacacgaaacacatacacactcacaaccagcgctttttgaattagacttctatgtacttctcgatgatgacagataatgttgtaacactctgaccgacaaAGGAAAGGAGAcaaccacttcgttcagatcttatgtaacagtggtttaatgggtgaaggTTATCTTTGAGAatcgagagtgttttggaaaggcatcttccTTGGCATTGTTTCTTctagagatggtagctgtgttatatacgagtgatatacgatgcttttttaaagtGAAGAAGCAGAACTGAAATAAACTTTGTGAAATAAAACGCTTTTATTCCCCATCCTGGAATCAAGAAAATATTGAACACTCACTATAAatacacaatttaatttaatttcacttGTAAATTCACAGAAGTAGACATAATAAACTTATTTTGAATAACTCAACGACCCCGCTTGTTGTCTACCCGTGTGTATAAACCCAACTCCTCAAAAATAGCTGGAAATTTCAATGTCTATTATGAGAGCAAGGTATCGCTTTTGCTCAAAGCTAATTATttgtaaacaatatatttatgCAAACAACACAACTTTGTGGCGTAATTAGGAGTATCTTCTCAAATTAAATTTGCTATAAATATCTTATTTCTTCAGACCATGAGACCTTGACGCGTCCATTACGTGACAGTGACATCCTGATGGGAGGAAATTTTTCCCATTGTCggaccccccccacacacacacagacatatacacaggcaaatacacacacatatacacagacaaatacacacatatacacaggcaaatacacacatatacacaggcaaatacacacatatacacaggcAAATACACACGTATACACAGgcaaatacacacacatttacacagacaaatacacacacatatatacacaggcaaacacacacacatatatacacaggcaaatacacacacataaacacaggtaaatacacacacatatacacaggcAAATACACACACGTATACACAggcaaatacacacacatatacacaggcaaatgcacacacataaacacaggtaaatacacacacatatacacaggcAAATACACACAcgtatatatggctccttttgtctcgaaaggcaatggatgctcCCAattgagtcactggttttggcttaatcttgagacggggcagaatctggtgtggctaatcaagccaattctagaacggcagactttgccacaattcgtacatgtgtatgcctctgatttatttaaatcttatttGTTTAAGACAACCAAACAAGTTGAAAGTACAATAACGTCTGTTAATAAAACTATCTGATATCAACATTTCAGATCCACCGGAAGTTGGTGAGATGTATGGTGACACCGGGCAAGACGGCATTTTAACATTCCGACCTCCTGGTGGACATTTTGACGGATGCGCCGCTTCAGTGGTGGAATTAGACTGGTTCAACCAGTCTGTTGGGTAAGACACATGATAGTTTGAGAATAACACAAGTCTAAACGAGCCTGATTTAATGAATTCTTAATTACTTTTGATCAATAAAACCCTTTCCCTAGCTCGATGATAAGATAAGCCGTAGGTTTTTACTAGATAGGATAGACTAAAAGGAATACTAGTTTTGGCATTTTACTTCCTACATTGAGCAGTGCAAGAGGCACATATCTGTTGCCCATGTTCTTAAAAGAAGTCATTGTTAAAGGTAATAGTGAACAGTCAACAATTTAACAGCTTTAAAATGATTTCATCTATGCAGTATTGTATTATGATCCAGTTATCATATACTTTTTAGCTGGGTTCCACGTGGAGATGATTGCTTTGGTCCCCTTTCCAAGGATTCTGGCTATTTTTCAAATTATCAGCACAAGATCGTTTCCTATTCTGTTAGCCTTTGAGAGACACTAACATCCTCATTAAGTCTTAATTCATCCTTTCTTTGTATCACTGTCACTTCCCAAGCCGTGGATTCTGAAATACAGTCttgttttattcttatttaatttaactttatcttattttatacatGTGTCATTTTGTGTGACCTCCTAGACACACTCAGTGGACAAACTTTAACTGCACACATCTGAACATTGACCGCCCTAAGCCTGGTTACAACTACatagtgagtgtgtgtgtgaatgtcagtGATGGTCACTTGGTGACCAAGTCCAGCAGCTGGAGGACTTTCTTTGTATCGCTCACCGGTGGTGGTAAGtggacaaaaacatttttaaatacacGCTGGGCCAGCAGTAGACAGAGCTGACCGTTTTCTCCAAAGTGCGCCTGGCAGGGGCCCCGCAATGCACATtaagcatatcactatcagtcacggctcttgtcacaggcttttaaagattTAGGACTtaaaagggttaacatattcaGTGTATCGTACGATTGGCGCAAATTAACCAACTTGCGCCTATTGTGTTCGAGCTGCTTCCAATGCATGATGTGTATTAAATGCTGTTATTATCATAATATAAtaatctaattaatagtaattgTTGTTATTGTACACTATCATACACtaaattgggccccgcaattcGTAAGGCCGGCTAAGAAAACACATATATAGCTATATTTATATTGCCACTCTAGTAGTATTGGGCGCTTCATTAACTAAACGACAGAACGGAATTAATAATTATGACTAGTAGATGCAGCGGATAGATTTAACGGTTCAAATATTAATTCAATTTTCAAATCTTCAATGTTGATATTGCTAACTGTTTAAGCGTTGAcagtattaactttttttttcttttcatatttttaacatgctcagagcgctatggtccaatctctttggGGACCAGTTGGGGGAAGGGGGGTATTATATGTGGTAGAAGGTTTTTTCCGTGCTTtctttgggcgctcagtaaacacaactcttctGGAGTCGGGGGTCAAACTCAAGCCCTCTATATGGGTGGAAGAGAGGCGGTATGTATGGTGGAAAGAGTTCAAATGTCAAAATTTTCATGTTATTAATTGGTAACAGTTTGCTGTtaaaatgttgacattgttagcttttaaaatgtaaataatcaTCTGTAAGCTGTTGATATGCTGATGTTGTAAAgtaataaatagtttatataatattatggtcaagtttaaaaatgttgatattGTTAGTTTTGAAGTAttgatattgttgaaaaaatAGTGATAGTCATTTGCTTGTACAAACTGCACTCCAATCTCACAACATTTCTAAAAATGTGGAAATCTTGTCCTggattttcagtttgtttttaataatgttGAATTAcggatatttaaataataataataaccaatCAATACACCCTGTTGTTATAGCAACCTCGCGGACACACTCGAAGCCCTAAACATTCCAAAGAGGATCCTTATTACCTGCAAAAAGGCTTTACTGCTGCTTTTGTAAAGTGTTtttcatgtttcggatgttccttcagagttgaagatagtttacttcctagtccaaacctcccgcaggacgacgggggatgggagcttgcagggtttgaacccgggaccatcgataaatccaaacgacagtccagcgcgcaaaccgcacgaccaggcagccatcctgttgacaagccacatcatcagaaaatttCTCACTGGACACTGTTGAGGGGACTACAtggaattttgtttccctttaacaaaaTTCGAcactggcagtgccagagaatgaaaatttattatttccaaaatagtaataataataataataataatgaagcaTATTCTAAAACTCGATGTTTCAATAATCTGTATTATCCTTGTGGACATTTATCTTACACTTGTGCATTGCAAATAACATGACACAACAAGTGTTTTATGTTTCTCTTGTTAGTACCAGGTAAAGTGGAAGATCTCACAGTGACAAATATTACTAGCACTTCGGCCCTAGTAACGTGGTCAGCTCCGAAAGTAACCAATGGCTATATCACTTCATATGACGTCATTCTGAGGTCATCTCATTGGCAATGCTATGCCACTTTGACTAATGCCGTTAGAGAAACTACCCGGCAGTCTGACCAAATggtaattcatttctttttcagtttttttggcATTGTAGATgtaaacattgaatttttttttttaattaaacataaaatttaaactttgcagttgttttttttttaaagaataatacTATTTGCTTTCACTTCATATCATTGCCACAACTAAATCAAAAATTTTAGCCAACATTCTGACAACATTTTGACAACATTGCCCAACATTAGTCCTTAAACCAAAAACTAAAATCTaggttaaaaattattatatgtgaatacatgtatatatgtatttgtaaCTTAATTTCTTTGTTCGTAAAATTTTTGCCTAACGATGCAAGACATTAATTTATAGTTTCTGCACTTAAAAGTTAAGTAGACAGTAAATTtatgggttgttttttttttgtgtacgcagtaaagtttataattttgtaagaaATACATGTAAATGTTTGATTATAATCATTTCAAAATTAAACTTTATGTTCCCAATAGAAACTTCATTACCCACTGTGCTCGGTCGAGAGGGAATCACGTGGAAAAAATGAAGGAATAACACTGATGAACTTGACTTTAGCCACTGATTACGTCATCAGTCTGGTGGTACACAACAATTTCAACAGCAGTCCAGCAGCAACCATACATTTAACTACAGCCTCTGAAAGTGAGTTGCCCTGAGTCGGAGAGTTGCCAAATTGAGATATttatttaaccaaaaaaaaagtgattaggtcaaaatgtccattgttgttaacattttaagagattttcataaaaaaatcttatcttataaattacagacgttccttcataAGAAACGATATTTAATCTTTAAAAGATTGTGCATATTAATTAAACCTGTCAACTGTCAGTACTAAAACGTATcaggaaacaaaaacaaagcattatttcccaaataaaaaaaaaacaagaatattttattgaatagttatactaggcctatatttttttaaatagatacaGACTTTGATATATTTATCAAACAAATACCTAGCAGATctagtcatctgtttttatAGGTTATAGATTACAAAAGTGTtatgtttttaaactaaaatacttTATTGTCAGTGTTTGCTTTTGGACTCTCTAAGTCTCCATCCATACTCTGCAAGATATGATAAGAAAGGAAAAGCTTAACAAAACGAGCCACAGTCTTTTTATAACTGAAGGCAGCCAAAGTGTCTTTAACATAGAAGTCTCATTCATAAAGGGTtggtcatgtgtgtgtgtgtgtgtgtgcggatGTTAAGcatgtgaatgttgtttgtgtttacatgtataaatgtattgttattgttatagtattAATACTGAGGTGGACAATTGGTACTCTTAGTGAAtctccatttgtttggacctatcaaattattttatcttgaaTCTAATCTAACATACTAGTTAACCGTATTTACGTACattgcaatacaaaataaaataagaagtaATAAGATGCAACTTTGGAACATAGAGTTCGTCCATTGAAGTCCGATGGTGACCACTTTCGTcatgcagggggggggggggggctgagggctttgcacggcggtttttatgcctcctcgtgtggctggtgagacctatgtgagcccggaatgttcggctgta includes:
- the LOC106074838 gene encoding mucin-17-like isoform X2; protein product: MFRKNQNGLAVLFCIACVTLCQSVSAATYYRSRYYKTYAPAKAATKDSGSIFPHPSRHGSATSTSSTTAREAFQREMYPARNIETKRQTSTTKFYQPIPTMKLVKPTPWPDIKKNTVTQKPNLMTQPLKVNEATLKTLTGNSTTTFKADDVNMTKGSLRYTASPDYKPNFKITSAQHNASKINPESRIFASPSLASSRSTAPITQYFTSAKQKHKNNQDDIKTTILFKRDNFEDSPNTPSTNKLFSFSQPTHDSNTQLPSIDNKGDKMESTPPQNTFVTKDNFKQSVTEASDIFPTFSDSVRGNGKTTQSKDGFRAETKDSTSKNTKSKTLKPTLNIEHTEISWYERRSSTGHRIVTSGSTDVTQDSKSERQSSSGLRVVTSGSTDVTQVSKSERQNSSGLRVVTSGSTDVTQDSKSERQSSSGLRVVTSGSTDVTQVSKSERQSSSGLRVVTSGSTDVTQVSKSERQNSSGLRVVTSGSTDVTQVSKSERQNSSGLVVISGSTDVTQVSKSLRNFSNERDVSTLSYKIPSRSEPHRVITAHSKDIMSSSSSTPEVNENKLNKWEIKTQKSLEGRTHSKSSATLNPLENVGNKFSRTGETFTSSQQSQVDTNVISRLTTATVRSEEVTTRERSTPTSATLKTTSTTTPLINTSTRLETEDFNNGKNNRDKSRLPDRKETQTTIGSNRHGGDTTTATTKTSGELSQHSAPPSFSTPLNTTTSKVNNKLASSTGQYKLASSTGHYKLANSTGQYKLTNSTGQYSRSTHTRLTIPFSWPGDTSVNKALEDDGSRSLNRTFGQTSISTSKSTTQAHTNATILPVISSTITAMNSSLSDKLIITTVRSVWHDKNFYELKLKEYFKALEKVYKNTSAVPEEKSTNVPLSQSSSDKFQVATDASTTTDDSNKEIKTQPFRKDELEGTWNNNNINDDKNLERDVSSSFKYKMSPGPNFKSNMEHYSGITSPETSSESKFYTSVESIATTNSVTSPDNLGTQLLQSTAKFNLKVTDTSEIPSNIPVTRAMLVDEKILPSVTNSVDKSIKVIPKNIKGESATLKVSNTPADLAKSTFSLPKVSETFTPIHTRKIFAIPTDSLRSRDPKKAPELSTLSFLEMKGNNMTTWTKPMASTPIRLVAETSTSTPENLLTPTSPNSPERKTTAAASSTIQSTTPSSKSKPITLENSEATASTSHSKFEPSSTVSKIVKKPTSLHNRAATVPTTSLKTKLSSATFSNCTTTATTTPETTWTFSNVFNKSLTLTTSSPLTHETSKTTSEIATKTSITSKTLETKPSISSLAPTTTRSTTTSAQTTEVITSTSAVPSEPSTAIFTLLTKLSQLNTTKILNITQVITTETTAIKTELSVTDQIKTDSSTKSEAFTTQLSPKTEAFTTQLSPKTEAFTTQLSPKTETFKTEKSTQSQAITQTSTNQVSLKIDSVTTESFKTSNTPFTNMQAITNEPFTTISEKTTAPSTANLPRIKSIYFQTLLETTEKSSFLPYTTNTIFITTPQPTSLPDSTESTSTSTSTSQPDSTESIITHHDTTESIITQPDTTESIITRPDTTGSIITSPLPTPQPDTTESIITQPDTTESIITQPDTTESIITSPLPTPQPDTTESIITQPDTTKSIITTSLSTPQEVLHIGSPCSPTRDRCSMFVNDTVCLEYKCTCTWYAYPVFNVTCKKYSTEDFTQVRILKVTNDSILLQLPTIMSPDHRNVLDTEIAWSSPSFSTSVWTRMSTYHLTSLVPGTVYTIKVQIVMKSHQDNSRTLQVDFPLLSAMTDPPEVGEMYGDTGQDGILTFRPPGGHFDGCAASVVELDWFNQSVGHTQWTNFNCTHLNIDRPKPGYNYIVSVCVNVSDGHLVTKSSSWRTFFVSLTGGVPGKVEDLTVTNITSTSALVTWSAPKVTNGYITSYDVILRSSHWQCYATLTNAVRETTRQSDQMKLHYPLCSVERESRGKNEGITLMNLTLATDYVISLVVHNNFNSSPAATIHLTTASERPLSPRDVTAGTTASSVIIRWTPPSRYPGPTDYVIVLTNSTSVIGYHVTGYNSSSVKIPNLKPGTCYTVQVRSNTTQGTSTNVTLHHVCTLESKSDKVTWLNVSSDPRSIHLAWTSPEHVNGRLQGYVIYLWAGAVCLEQVLLSPDMPIQLDDALKCNNKTRVSAISLADRTAKYTIHQLVSCKQYLVSIAAINGAGVGMTSNTTVTTPPQVPSILLKCRSEAPGAITFHWEQPQHSNCNISYHLSLYRGSNFYTSSSNTYTVTNSTETLHTSLTFENLDIYWPHKVILNASTSFGASSNVHSDICRSRSDVPGLVSNVIVSLPTSDQHVTVTWECPTELDRHGDIQEFHVSVSAESLQRHDLSDTLTRKPIHSTISAGRQPCQRQYSFSAKMFPQINYTLQIRAKVKDVDQLGKPETKSIYLPAQAPLALLNTDNLLKHWTSTDSTSNSSMSVNICLKTLMDNSHGEIVAFGVLVAICLDEACGADTAEQFNKWPTFYQDQLTWSQAKEKSFTQSYRATDESWEQFIRKSHTEKVSNVNFTVGDNASCDMSHKEVFCNGPISPGQHFRLEVFSCTLGGCTSVSLPRLFYSSPVHTESSSDSIVIGGAVGGMTLAAVVLIIVVIIRLRRKLNKFHILSHCKKRNSELSQVVALNDIDVCKDDGKSKPIKIREFESTWSKLTADENTLLNLEYQELDELSPIYSMDVGSDLDHRADNRWTNIIPFDHSRVKLKVIPEDPHAQHDYINANFISGADTSRDYIATQGPLTRTVADFWRMVWEQKVSVIVMLSDFEEMDKRTSMMREKVAKYYEDDGECNTAQHGHMLITRTGKLDAKDWEIRTLKLTHTTEKKSRFVKHFFFKYWSDHEADINPEDLIEFVRVVRSETSSEPPAPLVVHCSAGVGRTGTFIAVDYFNKLITRIKQRVEKGGSASELDNWTVDIFGRVLSMREKRRFMVQTRAQYAFIYNAVKVMLTQAFNPGEHTARSGQREPSGPAREDAVYDDTH